A region from the Methylovorus glucosotrophus genome encodes:
- the narL gene encoding two-component system response regulator NarL, giving the protein MTSGGATPTKVFLIDDHALFRKGVGQMIEADPAFRVVGEAASGSEGLLLAPPLQPDVVLIDLNMKGLNGIETLRRFKTESSLQARFVVLTVSDAEDDLLEALRAGADGYLLKDMEPEDLCASLKKVISGMTVIQDSLTEVLKQALLEPRTRKADDDVALTDREQEILQCLADGLNNKTIARKLGISDTTVKVHIKHLLSKLKLTSRLEAAVWAHRKK; this is encoded by the coding sequence CTGACATCCGGCGGCGCCACTCCGACCAAGGTGTTCCTGATTGATGACCATGCGCTGTTTCGCAAGGGCGTCGGCCAGATGATAGAAGCCGACCCGGCATTCCGGGTGGTGGGCGAGGCCGCTTCCGGGAGCGAAGGCTTGTTGCTGGCTCCACCTCTGCAGCCCGATGTGGTGCTGATCGACCTCAACATGAAGGGCCTGAATGGCATTGAAACCCTGCGCCGCTTCAAAACCGAAAGCAGTTTGCAGGCGCGCTTTGTGGTGCTGACGGTGTCGGATGCGGAGGATGATCTGCTGGAAGCCCTGCGCGCCGGGGCGGATGGCTATCTGCTGAAGGACATGGAGCCGGAAGACCTCTGTGCCAGCCTGAAAAAAGTGATTTCCGGCATGACGGTGATACAGGATAGCCTGACCGAAGTGCTGAAGCAGGCTTTGCTGGAACCGCGCACGCGCAAGGCGGATGATGACGTGGCGCTGACCGACCGCGAGCAGGAAATCCTGCAGTGTCTGGCCGATGGCCTCAACAACAAGACCATCGCGCGCAAGCTGGGCATTTCCGATACCACGGTCAAAGTGCATATCAAGCATCTGCTGAGCAAGCTCAAGCTCACCAGCCGGCTCGAAGCTGCCGTATGGGCCCATCGTAAAAAGTAA
- a CDS encoding DMT family transporter encodes MHAPPYAARLQATLQRHYSRNQRWGFMWALWTAILWGAWYVPGTALWYEAPYVDIPQDQQSLRLAATAVMTWVHALAVFVFLLLWNGVLGKVGDYARTMVRFRRISKWYALASLCGGPMAIFGSYMAMGYVGPVFAAVTSLFYPVIGAVVARLWYREKISTRAALGMLIIMMGGLVIYGPGLFGEVGGDNSHAWLGYLGGIMSALGWGMEGAVAARAMDVTDPDVGIHCRFSFEILFWGILILPALALFTSLPIGELLLTTVQNPKAMVWIVLASACHAYCYTAFYKSFSLIGVGRGEAIGNLYAVFALLFIAAFTLQMPPWYFLVGLILTVAGSFVMFGESAEDVAQLRDNPAGEHA; translated from the coding sequence ATGCACGCCCCGCCCTATGCCGCCAGACTGCAAGCCACGCTGCAACGCCATTACAGCCGCAACCAGCGCTGGGGATTCATGTGGGCCTTGTGGACGGCGATACTTTGGGGCGCGTGGTATGTGCCAGGCACGGCGCTGTGGTATGAAGCGCCGTATGTCGATATCCCGCAGGATCAGCAATCATTGCGGCTGGCCGCCACCGCAGTGATGACCTGGGTGCACGCGCTGGCGGTGTTTGTGTTTTTGCTGCTGTGGAATGGTGTGCTGGGCAAGGTGGGGGATTACGCCCGCACCATGGTGCGCTTTCGGCGTATCTCGAAATGGTATGCGCTGGCGTCGCTCTGTGGCGGGCCGATGGCGATCTTCGGCTCCTATATGGCCATGGGCTATGTGGGGCCGGTATTTGCCGCGGTTACTTCGCTGTTTTACCCAGTGATAGGCGCCGTGGTGGCGCGCCTGTGGTACCGCGAAAAAATCTCCACGCGTGCCGCGCTGGGCATGCTGATCATCATGATGGGTGGCCTGGTGATTTATGGCCCTGGCCTGTTTGGCGAGGTGGGTGGCGATAACAGCCACGCCTGGCTGGGCTATCTAGGCGGCATCATGTCTGCACTGGGATGGGGCATGGAAGGTGCCGTGGCAGCGCGCGCCATGGATGTGACCGACCCGGACGTGGGCATTCATTGCCGCTTCAGTTTCGAGATCCTTTTCTGGGGCATATTGATCCTGCCGGCACTGGCGCTGTTCACCAGCCTGCCGATAGGTGAGCTACTGCTCACTACCGTGCAAAACCCCAAGGCCATGGTGTGGATAGTGTTGGCCTCGGCCTGCCATGCTTATTGCTACACCGCGTTTTACAAGAGCTTCAGTCTGATCGGCGTGGGCCGCGGCGAAGCCATAGGCAACCTCTACGCGGTATTTGCCCTGCTGTTTATTGCGGCCTTTACCCTGCAGATGCCACCGTGGTATTTCCTGGTCGGGCTCATCCTCACCGTGGCGGGCAGCTTTGTCATGTTTGGCGAATCGGCTGAAGACGTGGCCCAGTTACGCGACAACCCAGCGGGAGAACACGCATGA
- a CDS encoding APC family permease, translated as MNSNPPVDAIGADLSGDVVAQNSTLHRKIGWQGAFWVASGVPALVLFSIGAIAATVGKPSWMVWMISIAFGFIQAFTYAEIAGLFPHKSGGASVYGAVAWVRYSKFIAPVSVWCNWFAWSPVLAIGSGLAAGYILSALFAPDAVINTWQITLLDLSFIKTDLALRINATFILGAAVLMSVFAVQHGGILRSARVTMILGITALIPLMLIGLIPILTGDVPQVNFFPMAPLSYDAAGNVVDGVWGIEGWKLMAGGLFIAAWSTYGFETSVCYTREFKNPKTDTFKAIFYSGLLCIAVFTLVPIAFQAHLGLGQLVTPAVVDAAGTTVTPAVYSGMLAPEIYSGMGVASALSDMAGGGKIIGNVMVIMLVLALLLSIMTSMAGSSRTLYQASVDGWLPKYLSKVNEHGAPTPAMWTDLCFNLLLLLLSDYVFVLAASNVGYIIFNFLNLNSGWIHRLDRPNWMRPYKAPTILLAAGGVLSFVNLALMGFGADIWGEGTLMTGLIFGALIIPVFIYRHYVQDKGQFPKAMLEDMHIADEAGVSSRAGILPYVALVAGVVVVYVFHHLG; from the coding sequence TTGAACAGTAATCCGCCCGTAGACGCGATAGGCGCCGATTTATCCGGCGATGTCGTCGCCCAGAACTCTACCCTGCACCGCAAGATCGGCTGGCAGGGTGCGTTCTGGGTTGCCAGCGGTGTACCCGCACTGGTGCTTTTTTCCATAGGCGCCATTGCCGCCACCGTTGGCAAACCTTCCTGGATGGTATGGATGATCTCCATTGCCTTCGGTTTTATCCAGGCCTTTACCTATGCCGAAATTGCCGGCCTGTTTCCACACAAATCCGGCGGCGCTTCCGTTTATGGCGCCGTGGCCTGGGTGCGTTACAGCAAATTCATCGCCCCCGTGTCAGTCTGGTGTAACTGGTTTGCCTGGTCACCCGTGCTGGCGATTGGCTCCGGCCTCGCGGCGGGCTATATCCTGAGTGCGCTGTTTGCGCCGGATGCGGTGATCAATACCTGGCAGATTACGCTGCTTGATCTGAGCTTCATCAAGACAGACCTCGCCTTGCGCATCAACGCCACCTTCATCCTCGGCGCTGCCGTGCTGATGTCGGTATTTGCCGTGCAGCATGGCGGCATTCTGCGTTCCGCCCGCGTCACCATGATCCTGGGCATTACCGCGCTGATCCCCCTGATGCTGATTGGCCTCATCCCTATCCTCACTGGCGATGTACCTCAGGTGAATTTCTTCCCCATGGCACCACTGAGCTATGACGCTGCAGGTAATGTGGTCGATGGCGTGTGGGGCATCGAGGGCTGGAAACTGATGGCCGGTGGTCTCTTTATTGCCGCCTGGTCCACCTATGGTTTCGAAACCTCTGTCTGCTATACCCGGGAGTTCAAGAACCCCAAGACCGATACCTTCAAGGCTATTTTCTACTCCGGCTTGCTGTGTATTGCCGTGTTTACCCTGGTACCGATTGCCTTCCAGGCGCACCTGGGCCTGGGTCAACTGGTGACGCCTGCCGTGGTTGACGCTGCAGGCACTACCGTCACCCCTGCGGTTTACAGCGGCATGCTGGCCCCAGAAATCTACAGCGGCATGGGCGTTGCCAGTGCCTTGTCCGACATGGCTGGCGGCGGCAAGATCATCGGTAATGTCATGGTCATCATGCTGGTGCTGGCACTGCTGCTTTCCATCATGACCTCCATGGCCGGTTCTTCCCGCACGCTGTATCAGGCATCGGTGGATGGCTGGTTGCCCAAGTACCTGTCCAAGGTGAATGAGCACGGCGCGCCTACCCCTGCCATGTGGACCGACCTCTGCTTCAACCTGCTGCTGCTCCTGCTGTCCGACTATGTGTTCGTGCTGGCCGCATCGAATGTCGGCTACATCATCTTCAACTTCCTCAACCTTAACTCTGGCTGGATACATCGCCTGGACCGCCCCAACTGGATGCGCCCTTACAAGGCGCCGACCATTCTGCTGGCAGCCGGTGGCGTGCTGAGCTTCGTCAACCTGGCACTGATGGGCTTTGGTGCCGATATCTGGGGCGAAGGTACCCTGATGACAGGCCTGATCTTCGGCGCGCTGATCATCCCGGTCTTCATCTACCGTCACTATGTGCAAGACAAAGGCCAGTTCCCCAAGGCCATGCTTGAAGACATGCATATTGCCGATGAAGCCGGTGTCTCCAGCCGTGCCGGTATCCTGCCCTACGTCGCGCTGGTGGCGGGTGTGGTGGTGGTCTATGTGTTCCATCATCTCGGTTAG
- a CDS encoding FAD-dependent oxidoreductase produces the protein MARDPKHDILFEPIQIGPKILRNRFYQVPHCIGAGSDKPGFQAAHRSMKAEGGWGAMNTEYCSIHPESDDTHRLSARIWDEGDVRNLRAMTDEVHKYGALAGIEMWYGGAHAPCMESRATPRGPSQYASEFETLTYCKEMDLNDIAMVQQYYVDAAYRARDAGFDIVYVYGAHSYLPLQFLNPYYNKRTDGYGGSLENRARFWLETLEKVRRAVGDDCAIATRFAVDTVYGPGQIEVEVDGMKFIELADPLVDLWDVDVGDIAEWGEDAGPSRFYQQGHQVPWTKFVKQVSKKPVLGVGRYTDPEKMTEIVTKGYADIIGAARPSIADPYLPKKIEEGRYDDIRVCIGCNVCISRWEIGGPPMICTQNATAGEEYRRGWHPEKFRKTTSSDAVLVVGAGPSGSECARVLMESGYTVHLYDSAEKVGGHLNSVATLPGLGEWSYHRDYRETQLNKLVKKNKDSVIALGQKRLSADDILQYGADKVVIATGSSWNTDGTNCLTHDAIPGADASRADQLTPEQVMEGKKAIGKRVVILNADTYFMAPSLAEKLAVAGHEVTIVSGVHLANYMHFTLEYPNMMRRLHELGVEELGDHFCSRIEPGRLEIYNIWGDGSKRTYRGPGVAPRDANKTHRWLEFDSLILVTGRHSENALFNDLKARESEWEANGIKGVYLIGDAEAPRLIADATFTGHRVAREIEEANPQYPLPYKREVAVWGAPHMPGGQFKIEYKV, from the coding sequence ATGGCACGCGATCCCAAGCACGACATTCTGTTTGAGCCCATTCAGATTGGGCCGAAAATCCTGCGCAACCGCTTTTACCAGGTGCCGCACTGTATCGGCGCCGGTTCGGACAAGCCTGGCTTTCAGGCGGCGCACCGCTCCATGAAGGCCGAAGGCGGCTGGGGCGCGATGAATACCGAATACTGCTCCATCCACCCCGAGTCTGACGATACCCACCGCCTGTCCGCGCGTATATGGGATGAAGGCGATGTGCGCAACCTGCGCGCCATGACCGATGAAGTGCATAAATACGGCGCCCTGGCCGGTATCGAGATGTGGTACGGCGGCGCGCATGCGCCTTGCATGGAGTCCCGCGCCACGCCACGCGGCCCCAGCCAGTACGCTTCCGAGTTCGAGACCCTGACCTATTGCAAGGAAATGGACCTGAACGACATCGCCATGGTGCAGCAATACTATGTGGACGCTGCCTACCGCGCCCGCGATGCCGGGTTTGACATTGTGTATGTCTACGGCGCGCACTCCTACCTGCCGCTGCAGTTCCTGAATCCTTACTACAACAAGCGTACCGATGGCTATGGCGGCTCGCTGGAAAATCGCGCCCGCTTCTGGCTGGAAACGCTGGAAAAGGTACGCCGCGCCGTGGGCGATGACTGCGCGATTGCCACGCGCTTTGCTGTGGACACCGTGTATGGCCCTGGCCAGATCGAAGTTGAAGTGGATGGCATGAAGTTCATTGAGCTGGCCGATCCGCTGGTGGATTTGTGGGACGTGGATGTCGGTGACATTGCCGAGTGGGGCGAAGATGCAGGCCCGTCGCGCTTTTACCAGCAGGGGCATCAGGTGCCCTGGACCAAGTTTGTGAAGCAGGTTTCCAAGAAGCCGGTGCTGGGCGTGGGCCGTTATACCGATCCGGAAAAAATGACCGAGATCGTGACCAAGGGCTATGCCGACATCATTGGCGCCGCCCGTCCATCGATTGCCGACCCTTACCTGCCGAAGAAAATTGAAGAAGGCCGCTATGACGACATTCGCGTCTGCATCGGCTGCAACGTGTGTATCTCGCGCTGGGAAATCGGTGGCCCACCGATGATCTGCACCCAGAACGCAACGGCAGGTGAAGAATACCGCCGTGGCTGGCATCCGGAAAAATTCCGCAAGACCACCTCCAGCGATGCCGTTCTCGTGGTTGGGGCTGGCCCTTCCGGCTCGGAGTGCGCACGGGTGCTGATGGAAAGTGGCTACACCGTGCACCTGTACGACAGCGCTGAAAAAGTCGGCGGCCACCTGAATAGTGTCGCGACCTTGCCTGGCCTGGGTGAATGGAGCTACCACCGCGATTACCGCGAAACCCAGCTCAACAAGCTGGTGAAGAAAAACAAGGATTCCGTGATCGCCCTGGGCCAGAAACGCCTGAGCGCCGACGATATCCTGCAATACGGCGCCGACAAGGTGGTGATTGCCACTGGCTCCAGCTGGAATACCGATGGTACCAATTGCCTGACGCACGATGCCATCCCCGGCGCCGATGCTTCACGTGCTGATCAACTCACGCCTGAGCAGGTGATGGAAGGCAAAAAGGCCATCGGCAAGCGCGTGGTGATTCTGAATGCCGATACCTATTTCATGGCACCCAGCCTGGCCGAGAAGCTGGCCGTGGCAGGGCACGAGGTCACTATCGTATCGGGTGTGCATCTGGCGAATTACATGCACTTCACGCTGGAGTACCCAAACATGATGCGTCGCCTGCATGAGCTGGGTGTGGAAGAACTGGGCGACCACTTCTGCTCACGCATTGAGCCGGGTCGTCTCGAGATCTACAACATCTGGGGCGATGGTTCCAAGCGCACCTATCGCGGTCCGGGCGTGGCTCCGCGTGATGCCAACAAGACCCACCGCTGGCTGGAGTTTGATTCGCTGATTCTGGTCACCGGCCGTCATTCCGAGAATGCCCTGTTCAACGACCTGAAAGCCCGCGAAAGCGAGTGGGAGGCCAATGGCATCAAGGGTGTGTACCTGATTGGCGATGCCGAGGCTCCCCGCCTGATTGCCGACGCGACCTTTACCGGCCACCGCGTGGCACGCGAGATCGAAGAAGCCAATCCGCAATACCCCTTGCCTTACAAGCGCGAGGTGGCGGTGTGGGGCGCGCCGCACATGCCGGGCGGTCAGTTCAAGATCGAGTACAAGGTTTAG
- a CDS encoding heterodisulfide reductase-related iron-sulfur binding cluster, which yields MSDTTLVTRILFQDFSSWSITLFYLLGYTAIGIFAHGVYTQVRKYRRGRPLDIGAWRQRAVNMVQDMLTHRTLVRRDRKAGRAHALIFFGFALLFIGTATITLEYDILQPLFGWRFWHGEFYLWFSLVLDIAGAGLIAGVLYMMYRRQWLKLPKLDYARPDRSPQDPDYDRSGYRREDWAFLWALILIGVTGFVLEATRLVWLSGQPTVWDLRFWSPVGAVMAHAMQWMGLSPEGAGLFRSGLWWFHGLLALTFIALIPYSKIKHIVTAPTSLMLRDPLAGRRLPKVPEEQASAGYQYITDFKWKELLHLDACTKCGRCHEACPANAVGAPLSPRDVILSLREFANQSLNAATLPEKAELDVHGKGPGQVFMETLWSCRTCLACVEICPVAVEHVPIIVQMRRKLVEDGNMEPLLEKTLQTIHKTGNSFGESKRKRAAWTKELPFTIKDARKEAVDMLWFVGDYASFDPRNQKVTRAFARLMHQAGVDFGLLFEGEMNAGNDVRRVGEEGLYEYLATANITSIRDCEFKSVVTTDPHSYNTIRNEYPDFGGEFEIQHYTTVVRELLLQGRLRLRKPLGYRVTFHDPCHLGRYNKGFDAPRDILQMLGCELVEMGRNRDNSFCCGAGGGRIWIPDAPGTEKPSQNRMHEAGAIEGLQVFVVSCPKDLTMFEDALKTSGYEGKFVVRELIELIEECVEYDESPALSVEV from the coding sequence ATGAGCGATACCACCCTGGTCACCCGCATTCTTTTTCAGGATTTTTCTTCCTGGAGCATCACCCTGTTTTACCTCCTGGGCTACACCGCCATCGGCATCTTTGCACACGGTGTGTACACCCAGGTGCGTAAATACCGGCGCGGCCGTCCGCTGGACATCGGCGCCTGGCGCCAGCGTGCCGTCAACATGGTGCAGGATATGCTCACGCACCGTACCCTGGTGCGGCGGGATCGCAAGGCAGGGCGCGCCCATGCGCTAATTTTCTTCGGCTTTGCCCTGCTGTTCATTGGCACGGCAACCATCACGCTTGAATATGACATTTTGCAGCCGCTGTTTGGCTGGCGCTTCTGGCATGGCGAGTTCTACCTGTGGTTTTCGCTGGTGCTGGATATTGCCGGCGCCGGCCTGATCGCCGGCGTGCTGTACATGATGTATCGCCGCCAGTGGCTGAAGCTGCCCAAGCTGGATTACGCGCGGCCGGATCGCAGCCCGCAAGATCCGGATTACGATCGCAGTGGCTATCGCCGTGAGGACTGGGCCTTTCTGTGGGCGCTGATCCTGATCGGCGTCACCGGCTTTGTGCTGGAAGCCACCCGTCTGGTCTGGCTGAGCGGTCAGCCCACGGTGTGGGACCTGCGCTTCTGGTCACCGGTCGGTGCTGTCATGGCGCATGCCATGCAATGGATGGGCTTGTCACCGGAAGGTGCCGGGCTGTTCCGCAGCGGCCTGTGGTGGTTTCACGGTCTGCTGGCGCTGACCTTTATTGCGCTCATTCCCTACAGCAAGATTAAGCATATTGTCACCGCGCCCACCTCGCTGATGCTGCGCGATCCTCTGGCGGGCCGCCGCCTGCCCAAGGTGCCGGAAGAGCAAGCCAGCGCGGGCTATCAGTACATCACCGATTTCAAGTGGAAAGAGCTGCTGCATCTGGATGCCTGCACCAAGTGCGGCCGCTGCCACGAGGCTTGCCCGGCCAATGCCGTGGGGGCGCCGCTATCCCCGCGTGATGTGATTCTGTCGCTGCGCGAGTTTGCCAACCAGAGCCTCAATGCCGCCACCCTGCCGGAAAAAGCCGAGCTGGATGTGCATGGCAAAGGCCCGGGGCAGGTGTTCATGGAGACTCTGTGGTCGTGCCGTACCTGCCTGGCCTGCGTGGAAATCTGCCCGGTGGCTGTGGAGCATGTGCCGATTATTGTGCAGATGCGCCGCAAGCTGGTGGAAGACGGCAACATGGAACCGCTGCTGGAGAAAACCCTGCAGACCATCCACAAGACCGGCAATTCGTTTGGCGAATCCAAACGCAAGCGCGCCGCCTGGACCAAGGAGCTGCCATTCACCATCAAGGATGCGCGCAAGGAAGCGGTGGACATGCTGTGGTTTGTCGGCGATTACGCCTCGTTTGATCCGCGCAACCAGAAAGTCACCCGTGCCTTTGCCCGGCTGATGCATCAGGCCGGTGTGGATTTTGGCCTGCTGTTTGAAGGTGAAATGAACGCGGGCAACGATGTGCGCCGCGTGGGCGAGGAGGGGCTGTATGAGTACCTCGCCACTGCCAACATCACCTCGATACGGGATTGCGAGTTCAAGTCCGTGGTCACCACCGACCCGCACTCCTACAACACCATTCGTAACGAATACCCGGACTTTGGTGGCGAATTCGAGATTCAGCATTACACCACCGTGGTGCGCGAGCTGTTGCTGCAAGGCCGATTGCGCCTTCGTAAACCCTTGGGCTACCGCGTGACCTTTCATGACCCTTGCCATCTGGGCCGCTACAACAAGGGCTTTGATGCACCGCGCGACATCCTGCAGATGCTGGGTTGCGAGCTGGTGGAGATGGGGCGCAATCGCGACAACTCCTTCTGCTGTGGGGCGGGTGGCGGCCGTATCTGGATACCGGATGCGCCGGGCACGGAAAAGCCCTCGCAGAACCGCATGCACGAAGCGGGCGCCATCGAAGGCCTGCAAGTGTTCGTGGTGTCCTGCCCCAAGGATCTCACCATGTTTGAAGATGCCCTGAAGACCTCGGGCTACGAGGGCAAGTTTGTGGTGCGTGAGCTGATTGAACTGATAGAAGAATGTGTGGAATACGATGAGTCCCCAGCGCTTTCTGTCGAAGTCTGA
- a CDS encoding electron transfer flavoprotein subunit beta/FixA family protein: MKIVVAVKQVAALDDDFEIRADGLDVDEDFLMYDLNEWDDYSLEEAMKIKEAAAEGAVEVIAVSVGPERVDESLRKCLAKGADRAIRVWDDAMEGSDAVTIGRILAGVVKKEAPAMVFAGVQSSDQANAATGMAIAASLDWPHAAVVAELDYQPGAATARIKRELEGGMLQAVEIDCPAVLTLQLGINKPRYASLRGIKQAAAKPIEHWSLGDLGLDATQVGATAALSRVRRMEIPVKGRAQMIEGTIAEQAAKLIEIIKEYKGEAA; this comes from the coding sequence ATGAAAATAGTAGTGGCAGTAAAACAGGTGGCCGCGCTCGATGATGATTTCGAGATACGCGCCGATGGCCTGGATGTGGATGAGGATTTTCTGATGTATGACCTCAATGAGTGGGATGACTACTCGCTGGAAGAGGCCATGAAGATCAAGGAAGCCGCTGCCGAGGGCGCGGTGGAAGTGATTGCCGTCTCGGTGGGCCCGGAGCGTGTGGATGAAAGCCTGCGCAAGTGCCTGGCCAAGGGCGCTGATCGCGCCATCCGTGTGTGGGATGACGCCATGGAAGGCTCGGATGCCGTGACCATAGGCCGCATTCTGGCGGGCGTGGTGAAAAAGGAAGCGCCTGCCATGGTGTTTGCCGGGGTGCAGTCCTCAGACCAGGCCAATGCTGCCACTGGCATGGCGATCGCCGCCAGCCTCGATTGGCCGCATGCCGCGGTGGTGGCCGAGCTGGATTATCAGCCCGGTGCTGCCACGGCCCGCATCAAGCGCGAGCTGGAAGGCGGCATGCTGCAGGCGGTGGAGATTGATTGCCCGGCCGTGCTGACCTTGCAACTTGGCATCAACAAGCCACGCTATGCCTCGCTGCGGGGCATCAAGCAGGCCGCCGCCAAGCCGATTGAACACTGGAGCCTGGGTGACCTGGGGCTGGATGCTACGCAAGTAGGCGCCACCGCTGCGCTATCCCGCGTGCGCCGCATGGAAATTCCGGTCAAGGGTCGCGCCCAGATGATAGAAGGCACGATCGCCGAACAAGCTGCCAAGCTGATTGAAATCATCAAGGAATACAAGGGAGAAGCTGCATGA
- a CDS encoding electron transfer flavoprotein subunit alpha/FixB family protein encodes MNTILVVAEHRRGEVRPVTLELITAAQQLKTAADDRVLLAIIGQEAESLASQLQWAGVDEIIACKTNSAEFEPELAEQAVSALIVSRKPIAVLLPHSVDSLGYATAVAVKGGYGYATDVFKLAYDGGALVATRGGYNQKVNVEVDFPGHACAVMTIRGGAFKPVETVAAPLLTVDDRSELSARSRPLEFIEQGGGGDIDITTVEFIMSIGRGIGEEANVEDFRELADNIDATLCCSRPIADAGWLPKSRQVGQSGKVVSACKLYVAMGISGSIQHMAGMKHVSTIVAVNTDPGASIFTIAKYGIVADIFEIQEELQAQLA; translated from the coding sequence ATGAACACTATTCTTGTAGTAGCCGAACACCGGCGTGGCGAAGTGCGCCCGGTGACGCTGGAGCTGATCACCGCTGCCCAGCAACTGAAAACCGCGGCAGATGACCGTGTGCTGCTGGCGATTATTGGTCAAGAGGCGGAGTCGCTCGCCAGCCAGCTGCAATGGGCAGGTGTAGACGAAATCATTGCCTGCAAGACCAATAGTGCTGAGTTTGAACCTGAGCTGGCCGAACAGGCAGTGTCTGCGCTGATTGTCTCGCGCAAACCCATTGCCGTGCTGTTGCCGCACAGTGTGGATTCATTGGGCTACGCCACAGCGGTGGCGGTGAAGGGCGGTTATGGTTATGCCACCGATGTCTTCAAGCTCGCCTACGATGGCGGCGCGCTGGTTGCCACCCGTGGCGGCTATAACCAGAAGGTGAATGTCGAGGTGGATTTCCCCGGTCATGCCTGTGCGGTGATGACCATACGCGGCGGCGCCTTCAAGCCTGTAGAAACGGTAGCGGCTCCGCTGCTGACGGTGGATGACCGCAGTGAACTGAGCGCCCGCAGCCGTCCGCTGGAGTTCATTGAGCAGGGCGGTGGTGGCGATATCGACATCACCACGGTCGAGTTCATCATGTCCATCGGCCGTGGCATCGGCGAAGAAGCCAATGTGGAAGACTTCCGCGAGCTGGCGGATAACATCGACGCCACCCTGTGCTGCTCGCGGCCGATTGCCGATGCTGGCTGGCTGCCCAAGTCGCGCCAGGTCGGGCAGTCTGGCAAGGTGGTGAGTGCGTGCAAGCTGTATGTGGCGATGGGGATTTCCGGTTCCATCCAGCACATGGCAGGCATGAAGCATGTGAGCACCATTGTGGCGGTCAATACCGATCCCGGCGC